Proteins encoded by one window of Lacipirellulaceae bacterium:
- a CDS encoding DUF1559 domain-containing protein codes for MNSRFALYVCLLTFIRTAAQAAEPVDTHAAIHPYLTDDVVALAFVDVSAVDLEASLALAEKSGWLYPEDVQGLRQQATQIQTVLDELAGLGLRRIYATLRMSDVQYTAPVCVIPVAEDGNPEKLRKALRDLPGMPFAWERTEREFILLGALSEYTSQGANSDEQLAGVSLSAKQGSAKRELQAALQELGNGDAGLMIVGDGDSRRVVHEMMPALPPPFQVIDGKFVADELAWGGISASLPPKLNAGLQIQTNSKKSAELVQDHLTKAIGMGQMLIARGAKERPNQGFEEVAEALGKLRPRVVENRVVFSLGESPEEFASLVELIAQPVKAARKAAYRTQRMNNFKQVGLALQNYTSAKRLKGFQPPAIYSEDGKPLLSWRVAVLPYIDQQALYNQFHLDEPWDSEHNLKLSKTVVPIFSDPDPAVRRRTKSPSYTTYLAVTGPGTAFGSKDGVSYKQITDGTAATVAIVEVTPDRAVPWTKPADWEVDFENPFKGVQRKDRDGFVTGFCDASVRYIMLDDPRVKKNWSKQLTIAGGEIIEW; via the coding sequence ATGAACTCTCGTTTCGCACTCTACGTTTGCTTGCTTACGTTTATTCGCACGGCTGCTCAAGCAGCCGAGCCAGTTGATACTCATGCAGCGATCCATCCCTATTTGACCGATGATGTAGTGGCGCTCGCGTTTGTTGATGTGAGTGCCGTGGACCTTGAGGCGTCGCTCGCTCTGGCTGAGAAGTCGGGTTGGCTTTATCCCGAAGATGTCCAGGGATTGCGCCAGCAGGCGACGCAGATACAAACTGTCCTCGATGAACTCGCCGGTTTGGGACTTCGTCGCATTTATGCAACGCTCCGCATGAGCGATGTGCAATACACGGCCCCCGTGTGCGTGATCCCGGTTGCCGAAGATGGAAATCCTGAGAAACTTCGCAAAGCCCTCCGCGACCTGCCGGGCATGCCCTTTGCGTGGGAACGTACCGAGCGTGAATTCATCTTGCTTGGAGCCTTAAGCGAATACACATCGCAAGGGGCTAACAGCGACGAACAGCTTGCAGGGGTATCGCTCTCTGCGAAGCAAGGTAGTGCAAAGCGAGAACTGCAAGCTGCGCTGCAAGAGTTGGGCAACGGCGATGCAGGGCTCATGATCGTCGGCGACGGTGACAGCCGTCGCGTTGTGCACGAAATGATGCCCGCGCTGCCGCCACCGTTTCAGGTGATTGACGGCAAGTTTGTTGCCGATGAACTCGCCTGGGGCGGCATCTCCGCCAGTTTGCCCCCGAAGTTGAACGCTGGGCTACAGATTCAAACCAACAGCAAGAAATCCGCGGAACTTGTGCAAGACCATTTGACCAAAGCGATTGGCATGGGGCAGATGCTGATTGCTCGGGGAGCAAAAGAGCGACCTAATCAAGGTTTTGAGGAAGTCGCCGAGGCTCTTGGTAAACTACGCCCTCGTGTCGTTGAGAATCGCGTCGTGTTTTCACTTGGCGAAAGTCCCGAGGAGTTTGCGTCGCTCGTGGAACTGATTGCTCAGCCGGTGAAAGCGGCGAGGAAGGCGGCATATCGTACGCAGCGGATGAATAACTTCAAGCAAGTCGGATTAGCCCTGCAAAACTATACTTCTGCTAAGAGACTGAAGGGCTTTCAACCACCAGCCATTTACAGCGAGGATGGCAAACCTCTGTTGAGTTGGAGAGTTGCCGTTCTGCCATATATTGATCAACAGGCACTCTACAACCAGTTCCATTTGGACGAGCCCTGGGATAGCGAACATAACCTCAAACTTTCGAAAACGGTTGTCCCGATTTTCAGTGATCCAGACCCTGCTGTCCGCCGAAGAACGAAGAGCCCATCCTATACGACTTACTTGGCCGTCACTGGTCCGGGAACTGCATTCGGAAGTAAGGATGGCGTTAGCTACAAGCAAATCACCGATGGGACGGCAGCCACTGTGGCAATCGTCGAAGTCACGCCGGACCGAGCCGTGCCATGGACGAAGCCCGCGGATTGGGAAGTTGACTTCGAGAATCCTTTCAAGGGGGTTCAGAGGAAAGATCGAGATGGCTTCGTAACCGGATTCTGTGATGCAAGCGTTCGATATATCATGCTCGATGATCCCCGCGTTAAGAAGAACTGGTCCAAGCAGCTCACCATCGCTGGCGGTGAGATCATTGAGTGGTAG
- a CDS encoding sigma-70 family RNA polymerase sigma factor, with the protein MALKSPFVLDPATPSPPELAQLIDAHGAALELYATQWTTAPEDCVQEAFVELIRQKQRPENPTAWLYRVVRNKALNAARAKRRRTSHEEVAGRLRADDQSANHLDKLDVAQAVTQLEDLPREIVTLRLWSGLSWREIADLTETPASTVQRRYAEALSTLQNFFEVRSVTPRSAW; encoded by the coding sequence TTGGCACTCAAGAGCCCCTTTGTTTTGGACCCAGCGACGCCATCACCGCCTGAGTTGGCTCAACTGATAGACGCCCACGGGGCGGCGCTAGAGTTGTACGCGACGCAGTGGACGACTGCGCCTGAGGATTGCGTGCAGGAAGCGTTCGTCGAGTTGATTCGACAAAAACAACGCCCCGAAAACCCCACGGCTTGGCTCTATCGAGTTGTCAGAAATAAAGCACTCAACGCGGCACGTGCCAAACGTCGTCGGACGAGTCACGAGGAGGTTGCCGGGCGGCTACGTGCGGATGACCAATCTGCAAACCATTTAGACAAGTTGGACGTCGCTCAAGCGGTCACGCAACTTGAAGACTTGCCGCGAGAGATCGTCACGCTTCGCCTGTGGAGCGGTCTCTCCTGGCGAGAGATTGCGGATTTGACGGAAACACCGGCGAGCACCGTGCAACGCCGTTACGCAGAAGCCTTATCAACCCTGCAAAATTTTTTTGAAGTGAGAAGTGTAACACCACGCTCCGCGTGGTAG
- a CDS encoding ABC-F family ATP-binding cassette domain-containing protein has translation MPVVLQLLDAHKRYGEQELLDGASCALTDDQKVGLIGRNGAGKSTLCRVLLEDEELDAGEVVKSKKLRLGYLRQHDPFHDGETVVEFLMRDSGQPDWRCGEVAWQFQLPDAMLHQEVRSLSGGWQTRVKLAALLLHDPNLLILDEPTNFLDLRTQMLLEEFLNDFKGGLLVVSHDRSFLKRTCDHTLELSRGELTMFPGDVDAYLENLDERREHDERRNAATLTKRKQLETFINKNRANANTASQARSKAKQLEKLKLLDVAGQEATVNFSFPAIEPRQGVALRTNELAIGYPDHTVAEDIQLELEHGERIGIVGDNGQGKTTFLRTVCGSLDPKEGSLKWGYGCQIGVYAQHVYTTLRENDTVQEYLEYQAAPGTTRQQISSVAGSFLFSGDTVEKPIRVLSGGERARLVLAGLLLEQHNVLILDEPGNHLDVETVEALADALERYLGTVIFTSHDRHFMRRVATAVVEVRDARVVNYPASYDDYVYRVRKELEAGLRAEHATYGGAPAPEGSSPATKLSGREERDLQKKLKSIERRIAKNDETKKELEAELLTVTSTEEAERVRADLATLSSDVEQLEEDWLETYNALEG, from the coding sequence GTGCCTGTCGTTCTCCAATTACTCGATGCCCACAAACGCTATGGCGAGCAAGAACTGCTCGATGGGGCTTCGTGCGCGCTGACGGACGATCAGAAGGTCGGGCTGATTGGCCGCAATGGGGCTGGCAAGAGTACGCTCTGCCGGGTGCTGCTTGAAGACGAGGAACTCGACGCAGGCGAAGTCGTGAAAAGCAAAAAACTGCGGCTGGGCTACCTGCGGCAACACGATCCGTTTCATGACGGAGAAACGGTCGTCGAGTTTCTCATGCGCGATAGCGGCCAGCCGGACTGGCGGTGTGGCGAAGTGGCCTGGCAGTTCCAACTTCCCGACGCGATGTTGCACCAGGAAGTCCGTTCGCTCTCAGGCGGTTGGCAGACCCGGGTGAAGTTGGCGGCGCTTCTGCTGCATGATCCGAACCTATTAATTCTCGACGAGCCGACAAACTTTCTTGATCTGCGGACGCAGATGCTGCTGGAGGAGTTTCTCAACGACTTCAAGGGCGGCCTGCTCGTGGTTTCGCACGATCGGTCGTTCCTCAAGCGCACCTGCGATCACACACTGGAACTTTCGCGTGGTGAGCTGACGATGTTCCCAGGCGATGTCGACGCCTACCTGGAAAACCTCGACGAACGCCGCGAACACGACGAACGGAGGAACGCTGCAACGCTCACCAAACGCAAGCAACTAGAAACCTTCATCAACAAAAACCGCGCCAACGCCAACACTGCCAGCCAGGCCCGTAGCAAGGCGAAGCAGTTGGAGAAACTCAAGCTGCTGGATGTCGCCGGCCAAGAGGCGACCGTTAACTTCAGCTTCCCGGCGATTGAACCCCGCCAGGGCGTCGCGCTGCGGACGAACGAGTTAGCGATCGGGTACCCGGATCACACGGTGGCTGAGGACATTCAACTGGAACTGGAACACGGCGAACGGATCGGCATCGTCGGCGACAACGGTCAGGGCAAGACCACGTTTCTGCGGACGGTTTGTGGTTCGCTCGATCCGAAAGAAGGCAGCTTGAAGTGGGGCTACGGCTGCCAGATCGGCGTTTACGCCCAGCACGTCTATACAACGCTCCGCGAGAACGACACGGTGCAAGAGTATCTCGAATACCAAGCCGCCCCCGGCACAACGCGGCAACAGATCAGCAGCGTGGCGGGCAGTTTTCTGTTCAGTGGCGATACGGTCGAGAAGCCCATCCGCGTGCTCAGTGGTGGCGAACGAGCACGGCTTGTCTTGGCCGGCTTGCTGCTCGAGCAGCACAACGTGCTGATCCTCGACGAACCGGGTAATCATCTTGATGTAGAAACGGTTGAAGCGCTGGCCGATGCACTTGAGCGGTATCTAGGGACGGTGATCTTTACGAGCCACGATCGGCACTTCATGAGGCGCGTCGCCACCGCCGTTGTTGAAGTGCGTGACGCCCGCGTCGTCAACTACCCAGCAAGCTACGACGATTATGTTTATCGTGTGCGGAAGGAACTCGAAGCAGGGTTGCGGGCTGAACATGCCACCTACGGCGGAGCGCCGGCTCCCGAAGGCAGCTCGCCGGCCACGAAACTCTCGGGCCGTGAAGAGCGTGACCTGCAGAAGAAGCTCAAGAGCATCGAACGGAGAATCGCCAAGAACGATGAGACGAAGAAAGAGCTAGAAGCGGAACTGCTGACGGTCACTTCCACCGAGGAGGCCGAACGTGTCAGGGCCGATCTGGCGACCCTCTCCAGTGACGTCGAGCAACTCGAAGAGGACTGGTTGGAGACGTATAACGCGCTGGAGGGGTGA
- the lnt gene encoding apolipoprotein N-acyltransferase has product MGKKAHNSNNPETTDAKPLWQRSVLPLGLIGGMLFYLAQPPVAWGLLAWISPVPWLLLVKREKLPGKRPYRGLWFCGFLMWLVTVQWLRLAHPSNHLALLLLATYLGTYLPVFVGLTRVAHDRLGMPLWRAAPIVWTGLELIRAHLATGFMMGSLAHTQVKFPVVLQIADLAGEYGVTFLIVLVGGAIADALPARGLAVNSSHAAEPQAVGVRWKALQPIALVMVLVAIYDLLSIPVDSENGEPQTVALIQGDAQATWKFDPDRKQRIMQELLNLSWEAKSRAEKEGRSVDLVIWPETAYRESLFSFEEGFDPPDDFLAMPVEKFVSLTRNDLKGLATAWEAGLLFGIDRRHVSPSAETTRGEDASDETVSSEIDPFEVESWNSVVFVDRAGEVQGTYDKMHLVPYGEYTPFSSWFPYPDGFTPLTGGVTAGEGPQSFEFESVRYSPTVCYEKAVPHLMRWQFSELAEQGKAPDILVNVTNDAWYWGSAELDMHLACGILRAVELRTPMLIAGNRGLSAHIDAAGNVIAVTERNQSTFLLAQVKPRNPENGSYQTVYSRWGDWLPTACLVCCVVFATVGWAERKGTSPREPA; this is encoded by the coding sequence ATGGGAAAGAAAGCCCACAACTCGAATAATCCCGAAACCACGGACGCAAAGCCTCTCTGGCAACGCAGTGTACTACCACTTGGACTGATCGGCGGGATGTTGTTCTACTTGGCACAGCCGCCCGTCGCTTGGGGGTTACTCGCCTGGATCTCGCCGGTACCCTGGTTGCTCTTGGTGAAACGAGAGAAGCTGCCAGGCAAACGGCCCTATCGTGGGCTCTGGTTCTGCGGCTTTCTCATGTGGTTGGTGACCGTGCAGTGGTTGCGACTTGCGCACCCTTCGAACCATTTGGCCCTGCTGCTGCTGGCTACTTATCTGGGCACCTACCTGCCCGTTTTCGTCGGGCTCACGCGGGTAGCGCACGATCGACTGGGGATGCCACTCTGGCGGGCGGCTCCCATTGTTTGGACCGGGTTGGAACTTATTCGTGCACACTTGGCGACTGGGTTCATGATGGGGTCGCTCGCGCACACACAGGTCAAGTTTCCAGTAGTCTTGCAGATTGCTGATTTGGCGGGCGAGTATGGGGTGACGTTTCTGATTGTGCTTGTAGGGGGAGCGATAGCGGATGCGCTTCCCGCTCGCGGCTTAGCCGTCAACAGTTCTCACGCGGCTGAGCCGCAAGCGGTTGGCGTTCGGTGGAAAGCTCTGCAACCGATCGCGCTCGTGATGGTCTTGGTCGCAATCTACGACCTATTGTCGATTCCAGTTGATTCCGAAAACGGAGAACCCCAAACCGTCGCGCTCATCCAAGGCGACGCCCAAGCGACTTGGAAGTTCGACCCTGATCGCAAGCAGCGGATCATGCAGGAGTTGCTCAACCTTAGCTGGGAAGCAAAGTCCAGAGCGGAAAAAGAAGGTCGCAGTGTTGACCTCGTGATCTGGCCGGAGACTGCTTATCGCGAATCACTGTTCAGCTTCGAAGAGGGTTTTGACCCTCCGGATGATTTCCTTGCGATGCCCGTCGAGAAGTTTGTTTCCCTCACACGCAATGATCTAAAAGGGCTCGCGACGGCTTGGGAAGCTGGCTTGCTGTTTGGAATTGATCGACGGCATGTTTCGCCAAGTGCTGAAACGACACGCGGCGAAGACGCAAGTGATGAGACTGTGTCTTCTGAAATTGATCCCTTCGAGGTGGAGTCTTGGAACTCCGTGGTCTTTGTTGACCGCGCTGGCGAAGTGCAGGGGACTTACGACAAGATGCACTTGGTTCCCTACGGGGAGTACACACCGTTTTCAAGTTGGTTCCCTTACCCGGATGGATTCACGCCGCTCACTGGCGGCGTAACGGCGGGCGAAGGTCCGCAGTCGTTTGAGTTCGAGAGCGTTCGCTACTCACCGACGGTTTGCTATGAAAAAGCAGTTCCGCATTTGATGCGTTGGCAATTCTCAGAATTGGCTGAGCAGGGCAAAGCCCCTGACATCTTGGTCAACGTGACCAACGACGCCTGGTACTGGGGCTCCGCGGAGTTGGACATGCACTTGGCCTGTGGCATCCTACGGGCGGTGGAATTGCGCACGCCGATGCTGATCGCTGGCAACCGTGGTCTTTCAGCCCATATCGACGCTGCCGGGAACGTGATCGCGGTGACCGAGAGGAACCAGTCGACTTTCCTTCTCGCTCAAGTAAAGCCACGAAATCCTGAGAACGGGAGCTACCAAACCGTCTATTCCCGCTGGGGAGACTGGCTCCCGACGGCCTGTTTGGTATGCTGTGTGGTTTTTGCCACGGTCGGTTGGGCAGAGAGAAAAGGCACTTCTCCACGCGAGCCAGCCTAG
- a CDS encoding metallophosphoesterase: MADPLSSSTSLEDSAAKSGAKQAGVDRTAESVAAKPSRRKFLKRAAGSVLAAGVGTLLYTWRFEPHWVEVIGRKLPIENLPESLVGKRLVHLSDLHIGNLVDHDYITSAIANTAKLDPDLIVITGDLMTCEVAEQIPQVVDVLGSLPKAKLGRFAIFGNHDYGTNWNQHFSTARLKDELNRIDIEVLRNQTLETGGLQIAGIDDLWARRFAPQRALDELDMQRAHVALCHNPDGVDISVMKDYRGWILAGHTHGGQCKPPFTSPPVLPVRNKRYTSGEIVVDEHRRLYINRGLGYTHRVRFNCRPEITVFTLEADDAMTNAQV, translated from the coding sequence ATGGCTGACCCGCTTTCCAGTTCTACCAGTTTGGAAGACTCTGCCGCGAAGTCTGGCGCAAAGCAAGCCGGCGTGGACCGGACCGCTGAATCGGTCGCGGCCAAGCCTTCGCGTCGGAAGTTTCTCAAGCGTGCTGCGGGAAGTGTGCTGGCTGCTGGCGTGGGGACGCTGCTCTACACTTGGCGGTTTGAGCCGCATTGGGTGGAGGTGATCGGGCGGAAACTGCCGATCGAGAATCTCCCAGAATCGCTCGTCGGGAAACGGCTCGTGCATCTGAGCGATTTGCATATCGGCAATTTGGTTGATCACGACTACATCACTTCGGCCATCGCCAACACGGCGAAGCTCGATCCTGATCTCATCGTGATCACCGGCGACTTGATGACTTGTGAAGTTGCCGAGCAGATTCCTCAAGTGGTTGACGTCTTGGGTTCGCTCCCGAAAGCGAAACTGGGGCGATTCGCAATCTTCGGTAATCACGACTACGGTACGAACTGGAATCAGCATTTCAGCACGGCACGGTTAAAGGACGAACTCAATCGCATTGATATTGAAGTGCTCCGTAACCAAACATTAGAAACAGGTGGGCTGCAGATTGCTGGCATCGACGATCTTTGGGCCCGTCGCTTCGCACCTCAGCGAGCACTCGATGAGCTGGACATGCAGCGGGCACACGTCGCCCTGTGCCACAACCCTGACGGTGTCGACATATCTGTGATGAAAGATTACCGCGGATGGATCCTTGCCGGCCATACCCACGGCGGCCAGTGCAAGCCACCCTTCACCAGCCCGCCGGTGTTGCCGGTGCGGAACAAGCGTTACACGTCTGGCGAGATCGTGGTCGACGAGCACCGCCGCCTCTATATCAATCGCGGCCTGGGTTACACGCACCGCGTGCGTTTCAATTGCCGGCCTGAGATTACGGTGTTTACGTTGGAAGCGGACGATGCAATGACCAATGCCCAAGTCTAA